The following are from one region of the Treponema denticola genome:
- the mazG gene encoding nucleoside triphosphate pyrophosphohydrolase: MENSQLIESFEALFNVIKRLRGLGGCPWDIAQTPMSMRKSLLEEAYEAADAIEEHHSSGQNAEHVKEELGDILLNVLMISYMYEQEGLFSTADIMKNLTEKLIRRHPHVFGETEGYEGPESDKKASTPESVLNQWENIKEKIERPKAESILDSIPKNFPPMLRALKISKKAAKAGFEWTEIGGLIEKMEEETAEFAEAVKSGSEAAMEDEIGDVFFVAVNAARFLKIDPEMALMHANKKFERRFRFVEAEMKKNGLELLPENGEKMEEFWNKAKLKERAKN; the protein is encoded by the coding sequence ATGGAAAATTCACAACTGATTGAGAGCTTTGAAGCTCTTTTTAATGTAATTAAAAGATTAAGGGGGCTGGGAGGCTGTCCATGGGATATAGCTCAAACCCCTATGAGTATGCGCAAGTCCCTTTTGGAAGAAGCCTATGAGGCAGCTGATGCAATAGAAGAACACCATAGTAGCGGACAAAACGCTGAGCATGTAAAAGAAGAGCTTGGCGATATTCTTTTAAACGTACTTATGATTTCGTATATGTATGAACAAGAAGGTCTTTTTTCAACTGCCGATATTATGAAAAATCTTACCGAAAAGCTGATAAGAAGGCATCCTCATGTTTTCGGGGAAACGGAAGGCTATGAAGGGCCTGAAAGCGATAAAAAAGCTTCGACTCCCGAATCCGTTTTAAACCAATGGGAAAACATAAAAGAAAAAATCGAAAGACCTAAGGCCGAATCAATTTTGGATTCAATTCCTAAAAATTTTCCGCCGATGTTGAGGGCCTTAAAGATTTCAAAAAAGGCAGCAAAGGCCGGTTTTGAGTGGACTGAAATAGGCGGCCTTATCGAAAAGATGGAAGAAGAAACGGCAGAATTTGCCGAAGCCGTTAAATCAGGATCCGAGGCCGCGATGGAAGATGAGATAGGAGATGTATTCTTTGTTGCCGTCAATGCCGCCCGTTTTTTAAAGATAGATCCCGAAATGGCTTTGATGCATGCAAACAAAAAATTTGAAAGGCGGTTCCGGTTTGTGGAGGCCGAAATGAAAAAAAATGGCCTTGAGCTTTTACCTGAAAATGGGGAAAAAATGGAAGAATTTTGGAATAAGGCAAAGCTTAAAGAAAGGGCTAAAAATTAA
- a CDS encoding ATP-binding protein, with amino-acid sequence MEKDKRIIVDSEKIETVIRLGVPIAITSYTLPKETEVYITDVISEFLRQLHCTDITDYIVYYTNELTTNAKKANTKRVYFKERGLNISDAEDYELGMKDFKEDTISNMDHYLELQKKAGLYIKLSLQLKNDNIVLEVSNNSALTRQEFKRIFDKIVRARQFSSLDEAFTQVLDNTEGAGLGLVIMVLMLKKMGLDEKAYTIDVVDGVTVNRVIIPLRLELKKEAVPLTKAIVEYINEIPQFPENIMQIQRAINDPESKMQKIAQLISSDIGLATDLLKHVNSVAFGLSKPCMNIVEAVKFVGLRGIQNLLYSMGTIKILETTEKEQKQIWENAYRLAFFSLNVAKLTGKRTVVDDAYICGLLHDLGKIILGSMYPELVVKLAEIQAERNIPPQVMDMIMSGMAQAEIGATLAEKWNFPEPIVVTIRYQDNFENAPEEHRELVESVCFADFMLNFSQGKIDYYQIPEALLKRFKIKSEEQLKKLCERFEFAFSK; translated from the coding sequence ATGGAAAAAGATAAAAGAATAATCGTTGATTCAGAAAAAATTGAAACAGTCATACGTTTGGGTGTCCCTATCGCTATAACTTCATATACTTTGCCTAAAGAAACAGAAGTTTATATCACGGATGTTATATCGGAATTTTTAAGGCAGCTGCATTGCACCGATATTACAGATTATATCGTATATTACACAAATGAGCTCACAACAAACGCAAAAAAAGCCAATACAAAAAGAGTATATTTTAAAGAAAGAGGCTTAAATATTTCCGATGCCGAAGACTATGAACTGGGAATGAAGGATTTTAAAGAAGATACAATCTCAAACATGGATCATTATCTGGAACTTCAAAAAAAGGCAGGTCTTTATATCAAGCTATCCCTTCAACTTAAAAATGACAATATAGTCCTTGAAGTAAGCAATAACTCGGCCCTAACCCGCCAAGAATTTAAGAGAATTTTTGACAAAATAGTCAGAGCAAGACAATTTTCATCATTGGATGAGGCCTTTACTCAAGTTTTAGACAATACCGAAGGAGCCGGTTTAGGCCTTGTAATAATGGTTCTAATGCTCAAAAAAATGGGACTGGATGAAAAGGCCTATACAATTGATGTTGTAGACGGAGTAACGGTAAACCGTGTTATTATTCCCCTAAGATTGGAGCTGAAAAAAGAGGCTGTACCTCTTACAAAGGCTATTGTAGAATATATCAACGAAATACCGCAATTCCCCGAAAATATTATGCAGATACAGAGGGCTATTAACGATCCCGAATCGAAGATGCAAAAAATTGCCCAGCTTATAAGCAGCGATATAGGATTGGCAACAGACCTTCTAAAACATGTAAACTCCGTAGCTTTCGGTCTTTCAAAACCCTGTATGAACATTGTCGAAGCCGTCAAGTTCGTAGGCTTGAGAGGTATACAAAACCTGCTTTACTCTATGGGAACAATCAAAATATTGGAAACAACGGAAAAAGAGCAAAAGCAAATTTGGGAAAATGCTTACAGACTGGCTTTTTTCTCCCTAAATGTTGCAAAACTTACGGGAAAACGGACTGTAGTTGACGATGCCTATATTTGCGGTCTTCTCCATGACCTTGGAAAGATTATCCTTGGTTCAATGTACCCCGAATTGGTCGTAAAGCTTGCAGAAATTCAAGCTGAAAGGAACATACCGCCTCAGGTTATGGACATGATTATGAGCGGAATGGCCCAAGCAGAAATAGGAGCGACCCTTGCAGAAAAGTGGAACTTCCCAGAACCCATAGTAGTAACGATAAGATATCAGGATAATTTTGAAAATGCACCCGAAGAACATCGAGAATTGGTTGAAAGCGTTTGCTTTGCAGACTTTATGCTTAATTTTTCACAAGGAAAAATAGATTACTATCAGATCCCTGAAGCCTTGCTAAAAAGATTCAAAATAAAGTCGGAAGAACAACTTAAAAAACTCTGTGAACGCTTTGAATTTGCTTTTTCAAAGTAA
- a CDS encoding Rpn family recombination-promoting nuclease/putative transposase, producing the protein MNKLFKITLRNDYAFKRVFGVEENKDVLQDLLECILDIPPETIAGLELLDKEFQKELLSEKLGVLDIKLRLKDGTFVDIEIQNSWHFDFPERTLYYWSKMYNENIKQGQDYTKLPKCITINLIGKGFNKNKRLHNKYLVLEQDTKEPLVSKLEIHILNLEKARGLERSQFRDNKMKRLLNWLKFIETDNVEVRNMLAQESQMMRKANETITIMEMSPRDKWLYDSRMKYEHDRASCISEGYRQGIERGISQGAYQTKLETAVAFKKMGIAIEKIAEGTGLSKEEIEKL; encoded by the coding sequence ATGAACAAACTTTTTAAAATCACCCTCCGCAACGACTATGCCTTTAAAAGAGTATTCGGAGTTGAAGAAAACAAAGATGTTCTACAGGACTTGCTGGAATGTATACTAGACATTCCGCCTGAAACCATCGCAGGTTTGGAGCTCTTGGATAAAGAGTTTCAGAAAGAACTTTTGAGTGAAAAACTCGGTGTTTTGGACATCAAGTTAAGACTAAAAGATGGAACCTTTGTCGACATTGAAATTCAAAACAGTTGGCATTTTGATTTTCCTGAAAGAACCCTGTATTATTGGTCTAAGATGTACAACGAAAATATAAAACAAGGTCAAGACTATACAAAACTGCCAAAGTGTATTACAATAAACTTGATAGGAAAAGGCTTTAATAAAAATAAGCGTTTGCACAATAAGTATCTTGTTCTTGAACAAGATACAAAAGAACCTTTAGTCTCAAAACTTGAGATTCATATACTAAACCTTGAAAAAGCAAGAGGGTTAGAAAGATCTCAATTTAGAGATAACAAAATGAAACGCTTATTAAATTGGCTGAAATTTATCGAAACTGATAATGTGGAGGTACGTAATATGCTGGCACAAGAATCACAGATGATGAGAAAGGCAAATGAGACTATTACAATAATGGAAATGAGTCCTAGAGATAAATGGCTATATGATTCCCGTATGAAATATGAACACGATAGAGCATCATGTATAAGTGAAGGGTATCGGCAAGGTATTGAACGAGGAATATCCCAAGGTGCTTACCAAACCAAACTTGAAACGGCTGTTGCATTTAAGAAAATGGGTATTGCTATAGAAAAAATAGCTGAAGGAACGGGGCTCAGTAAGGAAGAGATAGAGAAGCTCTAA
- a CDS encoding ABC transporter permease: MFEDFINALHNFRTNKMRTLLSLLGIVIGVTSVIIVTSLASSLSNSMIKEFEEFSMDIINIGTQADNPEFAGEGKSIKFDEAFRKKLMQKIPEIKHVFYSNTFQASIIRNDLRIEISDIEGIEAERLESHRVVMDYGSFFSSSDYSMGAEKAVIGERIAFQLFPEGRAVGKFITLQIPSSSEKSPPLIVRLQVIGVIKAKNTWVIRTSDAVFVPRKFALSRLPGKVSEAVWSAEVAISDPKDSSKVEVKIQDFSEELSGGNRFALWVYSARQQFEQMTKITGMVSLVLSAIAGISLLVGGIGIMNIMLVTVTERRREIGIRKALGATGGAIRMQFLIESASLTLTGGLIGIVLGLLISKLIVNVFFPPEIIFLPNFSGSLIAFSVSVCTGIFFGLNPAIKAARLDPVLALAE, from the coding sequence ATGTTTGAAGATTTTATAAACGCCCTTCATAATTTTAGAACAAACAAGATGCGGACCCTTCTTTCCTTATTGGGCATAGTGATAGGCGTTACCTCGGTTATAATTGTTACAAGCCTTGCAAGTTCTCTTTCAAACAGCATGATAAAAGAATTTGAAGAGTTCAGTATGGATATAATCAACATAGGAACTCAGGCGGATAATCCCGAATTTGCAGGTGAAGGTAAAAGCATAAAATTTGATGAAGCTTTCCGTAAAAAGCTGATGCAAAAAATCCCCGAGATAAAGCATGTTTTTTATTCCAACACTTTTCAAGCCTCGATTATAAGGAATGATTTGCGGATTGAAATTAGCGATATAGAAGGAATTGAAGCAGAAAGGCTGGAGTCTCACCGAGTGGTTATGGATTACGGCAGTTTTTTTTCTTCTTCGGATTATTCTATGGGAGCTGAAAAGGCTGTTATAGGCGAAAGGATAGCTTTTCAGCTTTTTCCTGAGGGCAGGGCAGTAGGTAAATTTATTACTTTGCAGATTCCGTCAAGCAGCGAAAAATCTCCTCCCCTTATTGTGCGTCTTCAGGTCATAGGTGTTATAAAAGCCAAAAATACCTGGGTGATCCGTACCTCAGATGCCGTCTTTGTTCCAAGAAAATTTGCCCTGAGTAGGCTTCCGGGAAAGGTATCTGAGGCTGTTTGGTCAGCCGAAGTTGCTATATCAGATCCTAAGGATTCATCCAAGGTTGAAGTAAAGATTCAGGATTTTTCTGAAGAACTGTCGGGCGGTAACCGCTTTGCTCTGTGGGTTTACTCTGCTCGTCAGCAGTTTGAGCAAATGACTAAGATTACCGGAATGGTAAGCCTTGTGCTTTCAGCCATAGCCGGAATATCCTTGCTTGTCGGGGGTATCGGTATTATGAATATAATGCTTGTTACCGTTACCGAGCGCCGAAGGGAGATAGGCATAAGAAAGGCTCTCGGAGCTACGGGCGGAGCCATAAGAATGCAGTTTTTAATAGAGTCGGCTTCCCTTACTCTTACAGGCGGGCTCATAGGTATAGTTTTAGGGCTTCTAATCAGTAAGCTGATTGTAAATGTTTTCTTCCCTCCCGAAATAATCTTTTTACCCAATTTTTCGGGCTCGCTGATAGCCTTTTCGGTAAGCGTATGTACGGGAATATTTTTCGGCCTTAATCCTGCCATCAAGGCTGCAAGGCTTGATCCCGTCCTAGCCCTTGCAGAGTAA
- a CDS encoding SIR2 family NAD-dependent protein deacylase, with translation MDKEKNDYDKLFSEITKARHLVAFTGAGISTLAGIKDFRGKDGLYKQPNTEKMFDIDVFYRDPSVYYGMAKEFIYGLEEKQPAIVHTVLADLEKRGILKAVITQNIDLLHQKAGSKNVIEVHGSPSVHYCTSCSYTETFEETAKTAKTGEVPRCPKCGSPIKPAITFFGEALPQKALMKAETEASKSDFMLVLGTSLLVYPVAALPAYTLRNGGKIAIVNNQPTQFDSYTDLLFEDLEETFEEIDKRLKKI, from the coding sequence ATGGATAAAGAAAAAAACGATTATGACAAACTTTTTTCGGAAATTACAAAAGCAAGGCACCTCGTAGCCTTCACGGGAGCCGGAATAAGCACCCTTGCAGGAATCAAGGACTTTAGGGGAAAAGACGGCCTTTATAAACAACCGAACACGGAGAAAATGTTCGATATAGATGTCTTTTATCGGGATCCTTCGGTTTATTACGGGATGGCCAAGGAATTTATATACGGATTGGAAGAAAAGCAGCCTGCAATCGTGCATACCGTCCTTGCCGACCTTGAAAAAAGGGGCATCCTAAAAGCCGTAATAACCCAAAACATTGATTTACTCCATCAAAAGGCGGGAAGCAAAAATGTAATTGAGGTACACGGCTCTCCATCGGTTCACTATTGCACAAGCTGCTCCTACACCGAAACCTTTGAGGAAACCGCAAAGACAGCTAAAACGGGAGAAGTACCAAGGTGCCCTAAGTGCGGAAGCCCTATAAAACCGGCAATAACTTTTTTTGGAGAAGCCCTTCCCCAAAAAGCCCTGATGAAGGCAGAAACGGAAGCTTCCAAGTCGGATTTTATGCTGGTTTTAGGTACAAGTCTTTTGGTTTATCCTGTAGCAGCTCTTCCGGCTTATACTTTAAGAAACGGAGGTAAGATAGCGATAGTAAACAATCAGCCTACCCAATTTGACTCCTATACGGACCTTTTATTTGAAGATTTGGAAGAAACTTTCGAAGAAATAGACAAAAGATTAAAGAAAATTTAA
- a CDS encoding EF-P lysine aminoacylase GenX translates to MDIEALELRALSIQAAREFFIKKNYLELDTPALSGELIPETCLEVFKTEYLSPSLLKKSPTGKALFLVPSPEVYIKPIIAQTSRSVFQISKCYRNAESIGNIHSPEFTMLEYYTVNANYKDSVKISEEFLSHVSDRVKENPLVDGEVLKTLSKGFECLTMDEAFRKYAGVPLSTEHSPEELAYYAEKLGLGEAENYSDWKEDDLYELILVHAVEPNLPKNRLIALLDYPAFVPCLAAENSKKVFNKKNEALEWKTVERWEVYLNGVELANCYTEERNENKINSYFKNENELKQKNALVPHPPVKNFGETCSKMPACSGVAMGFDRLIMLLAGRKTLSPIIYRNNF, encoded by the coding sequence ATGGATATTGAAGCTTTAGAATTGCGTGCCCTGAGTATTCAGGCCGCAAGAGAATTTTTTATTAAAAAAAATTATTTGGAATTGGATACGCCGGCTCTTTCGGGAGAGCTAATCCCTGAAACCTGTTTGGAGGTTTTTAAAACGGAATATCTAAGTCCGTCCTTGTTAAAAAAAAGCCCTACAGGAAAAGCCCTTTTTTTGGTTCCTTCTCCCGAAGTTTATATTAAGCCGATAATAGCCCAAACTTCCCGCTCGGTTTTTCAAATTTCAAAATGCTACCGCAATGCAGAATCGATAGGCAATATCCATAGCCCCGAATTTACCATGCTCGAATATTATACGGTAAACGCAAACTATAAAGATTCCGTAAAGATAAGCGAAGAATTTTTAAGCCATGTTTCCGATAGGGTAAAAGAAAATCCTCTTGTTGACGGAGAGGTCTTAAAAACCTTATCAAAGGGATTTGAGTGTCTGACTATGGACGAAGCCTTTAGAAAATACGCAGGAGTGCCTTTAAGTACGGAACATTCACCGGAGGAGCTTGCTTATTATGCCGAAAAGTTAGGGCTCGGAGAAGCTGAAAACTATTCGGATTGGAAAGAGGACGATTTATATGAGCTTATTTTAGTCCATGCCGTCGAGCCCAATCTACCTAAAAACAGACTCATAGCCCTTTTGGATTATCCCGCCTTTGTGCCATGCCTTGCCGCAGAAAATTCCAAAAAGGTTTTCAATAAAAAAAATGAAGCTCTTGAATGGAAGACCGTCGAGCGTTGGGAAGTTTATTTAAACGGAGTTGAGCTTGCAAACTGCTATACCGAAGAAAGAAATGAAAACAAAATAAATTCTTATTTTAAAAACGAAAACGAATTAAAGCAAAAAAACGCCCTCGTTCCGCATCCGCCGGTAAAAAATTTCGGAGAGACTTGCTCTAAGATGCCGGCTTGTTCCGGTGTTGCCATGGGCTTCGACCGCCTTATCATGCTCCTTGCGGGGAGAAAAACTCTTAGCCCTATAATTTATCGTAATAATTTTTAA
- a CDS encoding efflux RND transporter periplasmic adaptor subunit, whose protein sequence is MQDTKQKNKNKNKKIILIVIAAIIILLIVWILFLPKKGTEEVSQTVTVTKEIIQDVIQVSGYIQPAQQQNLQSPGEGLIKKVAVKEGDTVKKGDLIFALDNTYQAFQVAKQEFLIEKEQLQGYSKNLELMKLELESLKRALRDRSVYAKFDGIVVSFDLTEGSYVMPKDNFGVIIDRSFFKSTVDVSEGDVPRLKVGQKVLLSFQALGDEKVEGRVTYHSSIAKSGSQRGATVIETKIVVDKLPENVLPGYSFSGNIIAGEDEEVLLLDQTALSYDKGEPYVERLLENGKLERVNVEVEAYTPGTVKVLSGLKEGDTLRVKPPKW, encoded by the coding sequence ATGCAGGATACAAAGCAAAAAAATAAAAATAAAAATAAAAAGATTATTTTAATAGTCATTGCCGCAATAATTATACTTTTGATAGTTTGGATTCTTTTTTTACCCAAGAAGGGAACTGAGGAAGTTTCTCAAACGGTTACGGTAACTAAAGAAATAATACAGGATGTTATTCAAGTTTCAGGTTATATCCAGCCTGCTCAACAGCAAAATCTTCAATCTCCGGGCGAGGGCCTTATAAAAAAAGTTGCGGTTAAAGAAGGCGATACCGTAAAAAAAGGAGACCTTATCTTTGCCCTTGACAATACCTATCAGGCTTTTCAAGTTGCAAAGCAGGAATTTCTTATCGAAAAAGAACAATTACAAGGCTATTCTAAAAACCTTGAACTTATGAAACTGGAGCTTGAATCTTTAAAGAGGGCCTTACGGGATAGAAGCGTTTATGCAAAGTTTGACGGCATAGTCGTTTCTTTTGACCTTACCGAAGGCTCCTATGTTATGCCCAAGGATAATTTCGGGGTGATTATAGACCGCTCCTTTTTTAAGTCTACTGTCGATGTTTCTGAAGGAGATGTTCCGCGGTTAAAGGTAGGGCAAAAAGTTTTACTCAGCTTTCAAGCTCTCGGCGATGAAAAAGTGGAAGGCCGTGTTACCTATCATTCTTCAATTGCGAAGTCCGGCTCCCAAAGGGGAGCTACTGTGATAGAGACAAAGATAGTTGTCGATAAGCTCCCCGAAAATGTTTTACCCGGTTATTCTTTTAGCGGAAACATCATTGCCGGTGAAGATGAAGAAGTTTTGCTTTTGGATCAAACAGCTCTTTCCTATGATAAGGGCGAACCCTATGTTGAAAGGCTTCTTGAAAACGGCAAGCTTGAAAGGGTTAATGTCGAAGTTGAAGCCTATACTCCGGGCACCGTAAAAGTTTTATCGGGCTTAAAGGAAGGCGATACCTTGAGGGTAAAACCTCCTAAGTGGTAA
- a CDS encoding flagellar assembly lytic transglycosylase yields MCVCLCSVSCAGSYDKTEEARLVEDLYSENFYRFLKPQPLELKKLYNTDPSSLYYIGLALQKARVGASDKKIYDASARAYFEYAVKNAPMPYKKLADDALYSLVSNEEKLKRLEEKLALPEAIQLDNKLDNQTIRSEIQRLLFLSGNFTRMDQSLPDYLSTQKFDAEIIEGLKNIEKKQNELKDCGDDFFNILKARKLNFESRFEDAWIIFKSLMEAGDNPCFEYRMVLSDAGKAALSGSSDNASDALLFENRLDFYEKKSAKNSDYIVQKYMYAFYAARLRLKMGGKENTEKALLLFKKAKTYPPQSYDYDVALWYILDIEKSRSFKVFFDELCLSVPSWKNPSVYEELTAHACMKLVLSRDWKGLEKLQKAVQKTNLMTARARLAYILARSKKSSDAESQKLYREAYEKDHNSFYYRLMAAYRLGLPISSSPYGKNYKRKGSSGFSDEEIVQILKGFVKYKLYSQVYNKIIVLYPQISTEEAAFFSQVLSENGYYADSMRIMTFAVNSEGAEFGDEHLKLIYPRPWLESVKRYAAEYNLPEYLLYALLRSESYFKPEVVSHAGAIGLAQLMKPTAADIARRLKLETYDLNNPDTNIRFGAFYLSDMVNRNGGKIMHALFSYNAGPNAVKRWVRQAGDLPTDLFLESLAYAETRGYGRNVLAAAIIYGHLYYNKTHRQIIKELFPDI; encoded by the coding sequence TTGTGCGTTTGTCTTTGCAGCGTTTCCTGTGCGGGCTCTTACGATAAAACGGAAGAAGCCCGCCTGGTTGAGGACCTTTATTCGGAAAATTTTTACCGTTTTTTAAAACCTCAACCTTTGGAATTGAAGAAGCTGTATAATACCGATCCTTCATCCTTGTACTATATAGGTCTTGCCCTCCAAAAGGCGAGGGTGGGGGCTTCGGATAAAAAAATCTATGATGCATCGGCGAGGGCTTATTTTGAGTACGCAGTAAAAAATGCTCCCATGCCGTATAAAAAACTGGCCGATGATGCTCTTTATTCTCTTGTATCCAATGAAGAAAAACTTAAGCGGCTTGAAGAAAAACTTGCTTTACCCGAAGCTATTCAATTAGACAATAAATTAGACAATCAAACAATAAGATCCGAAATCCAAAGGCTGCTATTTTTGTCGGGAAATTTTACAAGAATGGATCAGTCTTTGCCTGATTACCTTAGCACGCAAAAATTTGATGCGGAAATTATTGAAGGCCTAAAAAATATCGAAAAAAAGCAGAATGAATTAAAAGACTGCGGAGACGATTTTTTTAATATTTTAAAAGCAAGAAAGCTAAACTTTGAATCTCGGTTTGAAGATGCGTGGATTATTTTTAAAAGTTTAATGGAAGCAGGGGATAATCCATGCTTTGAATATCGAATGGTTCTCTCGGATGCGGGAAAGGCTGCCTTATCAGGCTCCTCCGACAATGCTTCGGATGCCCTCCTTTTTGAAAATCGGCTTGATTTTTATGAAAAAAAATCCGCAAAAAATTCCGACTACATTGTTCAAAAATACATGTATGCTTTTTATGCTGCCCGCCTGCGTCTAAAGATGGGCGGAAAGGAAAATACCGAAAAGGCTCTTTTACTTTTTAAAAAGGCAAAAACCTATCCGCCTCAATCCTACGATTATGATGTTGCTCTTTGGTACATCCTCGATATAGAAAAAAGCAGATCGTTTAAGGTATTTTTTGATGAGCTTTGCCTGTCTGTTCCTTCATGGAAGAATCCTTCGGTTTATGAAGAACTGACAGCTCATGCCTGTATGAAGCTGGTTCTTTCCCGGGATTGGAAAGGACTTGAAAAACTTCAAAAAGCCGTTCAAAAAACAAATCTTATGACGGCACGAGCCCGTCTTGCTTATATTCTTGCACGTTCTAAAAAATCATCGGATGCAGAGTCTCAAAAGCTTTACCGTGAAGCTTATGAAAAAGATCATAATTCCTTTTATTACAGGCTTATGGCTGCTTACCGGCTTGGGCTTCCTATTTCCTCTTCTCCATACGGGAAAAATTATAAAAGAAAAGGCAGCAGCGGCTTTTCTGATGAAGAGATTGTTCAGATTTTAAAAGGTTTTGTAAAATATAAACTTTATTCCCAAGTGTACAATAAAATTATCGTTTTATATCCTCAGATCAGTACGGAAGAAGCCGCTTTTTTTTCGCAAGTTTTATCGGAAAACGGCTATTATGCCGACTCTATGAGGATTATGACCTTTGCGGTCAACTCCGAAGGTGCCGAATTTGGAGACGAACACTTAAAGTTGATTTATCCCCGGCCTTGGCTTGAGTCGGTTAAAAGATATGCGGCAGAATACAATTTACCTGAATATCTTTTATACGCCCTGCTTAGAAGCGAAAGTTATTTTAAGCCTGAGGTTGTTTCCCATGCGGGTGCGATAGGACTTGCCCAGCTGATGAAGCCTACTGCTGCCGATATTGCCCGCCGTCTGAAGCTGGAAACTTATGACCTTAACAATCCCGATACAAATATCCGTTTCGGAGCCTTCTATCTTTCGGATATGGTAAACCGTAACGGCGGAAAAATTATGCATGCCCTTTTTTCTTATAATGCAGGTCCCAATGCAGTCAAACGCTGGGTAAGGCAGGCCGGTGATTTGCCGACCGACTTATTTTTAGAAAGCCTTGCTTATGCGGAAACAAGGGGCTACGGCAGAAATGTGCTTGCCGCCGCGATTATCTACGGGCATTTATATTACAATAAAACCCACCGCCAAATTATAAAAGAGCTTTTTCCGGATATTTAA
- a CDS encoding LysM peptidoglycan-binding domain-containing protein, whose protein sequence is MASKIGIKLADGTFFPILDESALSEQSLELTTVRDDQESVQINLFKQVDGAEPEYIGSLIVEDVSTGRAGDPTINLKIKLDEEKNLSAEAVDEGSGSHQSLRVSLKNLDEASLEGMDFDFASLDSSSGFTSGNDDYFIKESDDFSFDESLQSQADSQLYDNEEKPEKKKKMPLWLIIIIIILCITALVFAILLLTKKMPFADKDKIASVPEKVEQVQESKKDVNATTSNVPKENAAEKAAAEAKRKAEEEAKQKAEAEAKKKAEEEAKQKAEAEAKKKAEEEAKQKAEAKKKAEAQQKSSTNSNGAVRYKIKWGDTLWDLSETYYKTPWLYKKIADYNKIKNPNLIIAGTYIDIPPK, encoded by the coding sequence ATGGCTTCAAAAATAGGAATAAAACTTGCAGACGGGACATTTTTCCCGATTTTGGATGAAAGTGCACTTTCCGAGCAATCTTTGGAATTGACTACAGTTAGGGATGATCAGGAAAGTGTTCAAATAAATTTATTTAAACAAGTTGACGGGGCAGAGCCCGAATATATAGGCTCCCTTATTGTAGAAGATGTTTCAACGGGGCGTGCAGGCGATCCCACTATAAATTTAAAAATAAAGCTTGATGAAGAAAAAAATCTTTCTGCAGAAGCCGTCGATGAGGGCTCCGGATCTCATCAATCGCTAAGAGTATCTTTAAAAAATCTTGATGAGGCAAGCCTTGAAGGTATGGATTTTGATTTTGCCTCCCTTGATTCCTCATCCGGGTTTACAAGCGGTAATGACGATTATTTTATAAAAGAAAGCGATGACTTTTCTTTTGATGAATCACTTCAATCTCAGGCTGATTCTCAACTTTACGATAATGAAGAAAAACCTGAAAAAAAGAAAAAGATGCCTTTGTGGCTTATAATTATAATAATAATTCTTTGTATAACGGCCTTGGTATTTGCCATTCTTCTTTTGACAAAAAAAATGCCCTTTGCCGATAAAGATAAGATAGCTTCGGTTCCTGAAAAGGTTGAACAGGTGCAAGAGTCAAAAAAAGATGTAAATGCGACAACCTCTAATGTTCCTAAAGAAAATGCCGCAGAAAAAGCTGCCGCTGAAGCCAAGCGAAAAGCTGAAGAAGAGGCCAAACAAAAGGCTGAAGCCGAGGCTAAGAAAAAGGCCGAAGAAGAAGCCAAGCAAAAGGCTGAAGCCGAGGCTAAAAAGAAGGCTGAAGAAGAAGCTAAACAAAAAGCAGAGGCCAAGAAAAAGGCTGAAGCTCAACAAAAATCGAGTACAAATTCAAATGGCGCAGTACGGTACAAGATCAAATGGGGAGATACTCTGTGGGATCTATCCGAGACCTATTATAAAACACCTTGGCTTTACAAAAAGATAGCGGATTACAACAAGATCAAAAATCCTAATCTTATTATAGCCGGTACCTATATAGATATTCCGCCTAAATAA